The following coding sequences lie in one Zingiber officinale cultivar Zhangliang chromosome 2B, Zo_v1.1, whole genome shotgun sequence genomic window:
- the LOC122047894 gene encoding calmodulin-like protein 6, translating into MEFLVLLAVFLCTCAVIHYRRFLGRPKLLPWLSSLLPSAASPGLVKKPEADEEEDDEGASSVEDGEHELERIFSTFDKDGDGFITAGELEESLRRLGLAVTSEETAALVDRVDANGDGLIDLQEFRQLCTEMMLQGEVAVGEDDENLREAFGVFDGNGDGLITAEELAKALTSLGMKQGAKLEDCREMIKRVDRDGDGKVDFGEFTKMMKTKGGGKKLF; encoded by the coding sequence ATGGAGTTCCTCGTCTTGCTCGCCGTCTTCCTCTGCACCTGCGCCGTCATCCACTACCGCCGCTTCCTCGGCCGCCCCAAGCTCCTGCCGTGGCTCTCCTCGCTCCTTCCGTCGGCCGCGTCGCCAGGACTAGTAAAGAAGCCGGAGGCggatgaggaggaagatgatgaagGTGCTTCATCAGTGGAGGACGGAGAGCACGAGCTGGAGCGGATTTTCTCCACCTTCGACAAGGACGGTGACGGATTCATCACGGCCGGCGAGCTCGAGGAGTCGCTCCGGCGGTTGGGCCTCGCCGTCACGTCCGAGGAGACGGCCGCCTTGGTGGACCGGGTCGACGCCAACGGGGACGGCCTCATCGACCTGCAGGAGTTCCGCCAGCTGTGCACGGAGATGATGCTCCAGGGAGAGGTGGCCGTCGGAGAGGATGACGAGAATCTGAGGGAGGCGTTCGGCGTGTTCGACGGGAACGGGGATGGGTTAATCACGGCGGAGGAGCTGGCCAAGGCGCTAACTTCGCTGGGGATGAAGCAGGGGGCGAAGCTGGAGGACTGCAGGGAAATGATTAAGAGGGTAGACAGGGATGGCGACGGGAAGGTTGACTTTGGCGAGTtcacgaagatgatgaagacgaAGGGCGGCGGCAAGAAGCTCTTCTGA